The genome window GAGGTGCAGGCATGGACCCCGGATCACATCCGGGCAAGCGAGGGAGGCGCTGCAGAGGGTCGGAGGTTTCCCGCCTTCGGCATCATACCGGCGCTACAACCCCAACTGCGCCTTGGCGATGATGTTGTGCTGGATCTCGTTCGAACCGGAATAGATCGAGGTCTTGCGGAAGTGGAAATAGGCGGGTGAGGCGCCGTTGGCGTACTCGGCGCCGACCGGCGGCTCGTTCCAACCCTGGGTCAGGGCGCCGAACACATAGGGGTGCGCGTAATAGCCGAGCGCGTGCACCTTCAACTCGGTCAGGCGCTGTTGAATCTCGGTGTTGCGGATCTTGAACAGGTTCGCCTCGGTCCCGAGCGTCTGGCCGCCCAGTTCGCCGGCCCGGCTCACCCGGTCGATGGCGCGGAGGTTGAACGCCTCCAGCGTGCCGAGTTCCACCTCGATGCTGGCGACCTCGCGCGCGAAGGCCGCGTCTTCCAGCAGCGGCGCTGCGCCGCCAGAGCCCTCCAGGCTCGCGATGTGCTTCAGCTGGCGCAGCAGCGCCTTGTGCTGGCCAAGCGAGCCGCCGCCCATGCGCTCGTGCGCCAGCAGGTATTTGCCGATGCCCCAGCCCTCGTTCTCGACGCCGACCAGGTTTTCCACCGGCACGCGCACGTCGGTATAGAAGACCTGGTTGGTCTCGTGCAGGCCGTCCAGCAGGTAGATCGGCCGGATCTCGATGCCCGGCGTCTTCAGGTCGACCAGCAGGAACGAAATGCCCTGCTGCCGTTTCTCAAACTTGCCGGTGCGCACCAGCAGGAACACCCAGTCGGCCCAGTGCGCCTTGGTGGTCCAGATCTTCGAGCCGTTCACCACATAGTGGTCGCCATCGCGCACCGCCTCGGTCTTGAGGCTGGCGAGGTCGGAGCCGGCGCCCGGCTCGCTATAGCCCTGGCACCAGATCTTCTCGCCGGCCAGCATCGGCGGCAGGTGGGCGCGCTTCTGTTCCTCGGTGCCGTAGCGCATCAGCACCGGCCCGCACATGTTGATGCCGAACGAGACGATGCGCGGCGCGCCGGCGATGCCGCATTCCTCGTCGAAAATGTATTTCTGGGTCAGCGACCAGCCGGGACCGCCGTATTCCTTGGGCCAGTTCGGCGCGACCCAGCCCTGGCCCGCGAGGATTTTGTGCCATTCCAGCATGTCCGCGTATTGCTGCTCGACGCCATTCTCGACCTTGTAGCGCAGGCGGTCAGGGAGCCTCTCGCGCAGGAAGGTGCGGACGTGCTCGCGGAATTCGGCGTCTTCGGGGGCAAAGGCGAGGTCCATGGCGGTTCTCCTGTTATCCTCCGCTTCATCCTGAGTAGCCGGCGTATCGAAGGATCGGTTCTGGCATCCGGCGTCCCTCGATACGCGCCTGTGGCGCTACTCGGGATGAAAGGTGTTGGTGCTACAGCGCCGGCGCTTCCCTGATGCTCTTCGGCACGGCGCGCGGGATGTATTTGCCGTCCGACAGCGCGCCGTGGAACGCGCCGTCCTCGACCATCACCTTGCCGCGCAGCAGGGTCATGCAGGGCCAGGCGGTGACAGGGTGTCCCTCCCACGGGGTGTAGTCGGTCTCATGCAGGTTTTCGGCGCGGACGGTGCCGCGGACGCCCGGGTCCAGAACGCAGATATCGGCGTCGGAACCCGCCGCAATCGCGCCCTTCTGCGGGTACAGGCCCATGATCTTGGCCGCGTTGGTCGAGACCATGTCCACGAACCGCTCCAGCGAGTAGCCGCGCTTGGTCACGCATTGGTGGTACATGACGCCCACCCGCGGCTCGCAGCCGGCATTGCCGCCGGTGGTGTCGTCGATGCCGCTGCCGATGGTCTTCATGTTGAGATTGCAGCAGATCTCGTCGGTTGCCACGCAGTTGATCGCCCCGTCGAGCGTGCCGCGCCAGATCTCGTCCTGGTCCGCCTGGGTCTTCAGCGAAGGGTAGGTGTGGAACATCTGCCCGTTCGGGCGTTTGTAGTCCTCCTGCGTGTAGCACATGTACTGGTGCAGGCTTTCGCCATAGATCGCCTGCCCCTTCGCCCGCGCCTCGCGGATCGCCTTGACGCCTGTCCCAGCCGAGACGTGCATGAAATAGAGCGGGGTTCGCTCCGACTCCGCCAGGCGGATGACGCGGCGGAAGCTCAGATCCTCGGAGAGCTGGTTGTGCACCTCGGCCAGGTTGTGGAAGCTGGTGCGGCCCTCGCGGAACAACTTCTCGTACATGTGCATGACGATATCGTTGTCCTCGGCATGGATCACGCCCAGGCCGTTATTGGCGGTCAGGACCTTGAACAACTCCCAGAGATCGCCGAAATGCACCATCCGCCCCTGGCGCGACGGCGTGATGTTGGTGCTGAAAATCTTCACCGTCGGATAGCCGCCCTCCAGCAACGGCGGCAGCTCCGCCAGCGTCTCCGG of Alphaproteobacteria bacterium contains these proteins:
- a CDS encoding acyl-CoA dehydrogenase family protein, with the translated sequence MDLAFAPEDAEFREHVRTFLRERLPDRLRYKVENGVEQQYADMLEWHKILAGQGWVAPNWPKEYGGPGWSLTQKYIFDEECGIAGAPRIVSFGINMCGPVLMRYGTEEQKRAHLPPMLAGEKIWCQGYSEPGAGSDLASLKTEAVRDGDHYVVNGSKIWTTKAHWADWVFLLVRTGKFEKRQQGISFLLVDLKTPGIEIRPIYLLDGLHETNQVFYTDVRVPVENLVGVENEGWGIGKYLLAHERMGGGSLGQHKALLRQLKHIASLEGSGGAAPLLEDAAFAREVASIEVELGTLEAFNLRAIDRVSRAGELGGQTLGTEANLFKIRNTEIQQRLTELKVHALGYYAHPYVFGALTQGWNEPPVGAEYANGASPAYFHFRKTSIYSGSNEIQHNIIAKAQLGL
- a CDS encoding amidohydrolase family protein, with protein sequence MFDLILRGGTAVTPQGVGVYDVAIKGQQIAAVTAPGVVPDDQAARVKDVAGKIVIPGGIDPHVHCAWHMPLPDGSAVTSGPPEDVSRAALWGGTTTIIDFAARMDPKPLTQVIAERDRQWVDQCYCDYAYHLMLLGDIEPETLAELPPLLEGGYPTVKIFSTNITPSRQGRMVHFGDLWELFKVLTANNGLGVIHAEDNDIVMHMYEKLFREGRTSFHNLAEVHNQLSEDLSFRRVIRLAESERTPLYFMHVSAGTGVKAIREARAKGQAIYGESLHQYMCYTQEDYKRPNGQMFHTYPSLKTQADQDEIWRGTLDGAINCVATDEICCNLNMKTIGSGIDDTTGGNAGCEPRVGVMYHQCVTKRGYSLERFVDMVSTNAAKIMGLYPQKGAIAAGSDADICVLDPGVRGTVRAENLHETDYTPWEGHPVTAWPCMTLLRGKVMVEDGAFHGALSDGKYIPRAVPKSIREAPAL